Within Leguminivora glycinivorella isolate SPB_JAAS2020 chromosome 26, LegGlyc_1.1, whole genome shotgun sequence, the genomic segment TGTGACGTTTCAGATGGTCACAGCGAATCTATGAGCATTTTGGCATCGAACCCCCCAAAAAAGGTAAAACAATGGGGCGCCAAAACTatatctcgctctaccctgatcgagtgcgcgGGCCGGCGCTGCGTACATTTAAACTAGTATGTGGGTTTAAGACCTTGTTGTTACCTTGCAAGAGACGTATTCAATAAAAATCGCTCGGAATATCCGCTCTCCTATATCtttgacctatatttttttatttatttatttaagtaattcaaATATGTTACACCGCATAACAGTAAGAAACAAAGCACTGTGTAACTAAATACTCGTaattacataacaaaatattaactaCATTTAGGTGACGACATAACGTCACATAAtatatagtacaagtacagaaggctcactcctttgatgttcacaaaacgccgccattctaaattcttacctacattaacaaacggaccgcacgcgtgcagacgacattgaattctattgcgccgcgcgaaggtcgtcgccactgaatgggctcgcggccgccggcatgtacttgtagcacggcgaaaggatcgcggagtgagccgcccctgataacgtcgaggcttcgtaatttattttatatcaaaaGTAACAATAGTATAAATATACAGTGCTCCCACAAATCTATGGtataagtttgactgtggagtcaagaaataaattaatacttCTAAAGTTAACAATCAGTTAAAATGTCATTGAGTACCtataaacatttaaataacaTAAATGCGTCGTTGAAATGTGAAATGAAAGAAAAAATCTACTCAATATCAATTTATTTCAATCTATCAGTGCGGAGACAATCTTATTGCTCTAAATAATGTAGACAATATTAATGCGGCATATTTACAATTCTCTTAGACAAAAAACTAGTTTAAATCTTAACAATCATAAGGTGTGTcaaaaaagtttcaaaatttGTTGAGTTGTTATTTTAGTATTACTTTTAAACTTGTATGAAAGACAAAACAGTGCTTGtttgaaattataattttccattTGGGCAGCTAATGACCAAACCAAAACCACttccaaaaaaaaacaaattacagcgccatctattttgTTCATACAACAACCactatttttcttaaaaattttaaaaaatgtgaaagtCATCTAAATAAAGATATTGTATGTAAAGATAGGATAAGGCataggaccgatatctcatacattacaggcgccatcttggattgcttcctttgaaatccttccgatatcggatcggataatgtgaaaacggactgagTGTTCTTACTTTAAAAGATTATATAGTCTATGGCACACCCATATTGTCAGTTAAAAATggcaacaaattaaaaaaaccggccaagagcgtgtcgggccacgctcagtgtagggttccgtagttttccgtatttttctcaaaaactactgaacctatcaagttcaaaacagttttcctagaaagtcctaataaagttctacttttgtgatttttttcatatgttttaaacatatggttcaaaagttagagggggggacgcactttttttttcctttaggagcgattatttctgaaaatattaatattatcaaaaaacaatcttagtaaacccttattaatttttaaatacctattcaacaatatatcatacattggggttggaatgaaaaaaaaatatcagcccccactttacacgtagggggggtacccttataaaactttttttttccattttttatttttgcactttgttggcgtgattgatatacatattggtaccaaatttcagctttctagtgctaacggttactgagattatccgcggacggacggacggacggacggacggacggacggacggacggacggacggacggacagacagacatggcgaaactataagggttcctagttgactacggaaccctaaaaaatgggcACTTTTTGtgccctttttaacccccgacgcaaaaacgactgggtgttataagtttgacgtgtctgtctgtctgtctgtctgtctgtggcatcatagctcccgaacggatgaaccgatttagatttagttttttttgtttgaaagctgagttagtcggccatgtttcatgaaaatcggtccactatgtcgcggtcggtttttttcaaaattttaattttctagtcaataagtttacttttttttaaatattagtacTGAATTATAATCTATAGATGCACTAAAAATCGGTATATATACCTATTTTACTGGTCTATGGTATCTATAAAAGTGCTATGTATCTGTGGAATAGATTAGAATAGTCTATGGTTTTGTCTCTGGTGCCGGACAGTCGATGTACTTGCACTTCTCCGTCGTTGGTTACCAGTGCCTGTAAAAAGTAATATTGATTCATAATTCGGTCATTTCTAGTAGAAATAtctaaaagtagatattttctATTACCTACTAGATATTTGTTAAGATACATTTAAATCGGCCGAAATCGGCATGCCTGCCTCATGTGACTAAACGACTTTACTCGTCTGTCAATTCAATattggggcattccacgagaaatgcttttgccttgtatggctatatcaatcaaatccgtaaagctcgagaaaatactgccaattggTCAACCAAGTCATGGaaggttgtcagacacaacttcgctttcttagcatctgcagaagtattagaagaattgcatgtcgtaagcgacattctcgtggaatgcccctatTACACGCTGTTCAGATTTAAGaatttttaaaacttaattcaattaattgtatttaagaTACAACTATCGGTTTAAGTTCCTAACTTACAAAATTATCAGAATAATGTCACCAAAGTCACCGAAAGCCATAGAGGattaagtaagggaagagttataATATAACTCCACATAttagtaaatgcgggttatttgaagtgacatctagcgaccatcacgcgtcaaatagcgtaaattatcagtattgctcaccaatttttagctaatatttcaatagtattaatcagtattacgttttcaattccttctgcttgtaatataaattgtaaagagggcgatttttgaatctcgcatacgggattttgtcactaataTGCCGGTTGAACACGGTGACTtgctttaaattattttcagtgacaattttctgaattcgaacgcgtgagaatcaaaaatcggcccactgttctaatattaaatttttggcagacgagacactgttgccacctagtatcgagtagtggtactgataatttatgctatttgacgcgtgattgtcgctagatgtcactacaaataacccgcattttcTCTTGTTTAACAACAACTCTTCAATTGCTTATTCCTTTATGCTGAAAGCTGaaatgtactttagaaaaaaagaattaaaagGACTAAAATGTACTTACTAAGGTTCCATCGCTGGACATGCTAGCGATTGTTGATTTGATACCGCTATGTTTAGGGTATATGTCACTATGTGTGAGCTCCCAACAAGAAAGAACTTCAGTTGTGACAGTGAAGATGCAGAATGGGTTGACCCGCGACCAGAGCACTGATGTCACGGATAGCTGAAAAAGGGTTTcatataaattaaacaaataatcgatggaatcaggcgttactttgcggaaatccatgttaatcgtaaactagaacattttaatttacgattataaattaaacattttaattCTTTGAAGATATAgatggtcaaccaaatcttaatcaattttataatataatttataaaataattaaaaaaaaatttaaattaatttccatagagtatctacctagtctgttaatattttttgatgaatacttttgcatgttaaattgtatcttgttatttaatgcatgttaattataagatgtaattaatgttttgaaaagaagtggcccgccgagtttcttgccggtcccatagtggatacccccctctccaactgagggggcggactgaaatcttctcgaggctgaggcgtagggttagagccggcgtagctttatttgacgttcatatgcgcattgtaatatgcctactagaaaaataaatatttcttttgattttcatttttaaacgTTAAtctaaaacttttttatttggGGCATCaacaaaatcatttttttattaattttgggGCTTTTATTCTATTCTTCTACTTATTCTAATTTTGGCATTAAAAAATGCGACATTTTGAAAATGTAGGGACGAAGGCTTTTTCGTGCCAAGATTTGGCTACCGTCTATAGTTACCAGTGATTTCTTTACTATCGGTCTATTCTTGATTTTAAAAAGTTTGAATTCGCCTCGCTGAATTGTGTAAAATTCGTACCACAACTTGCTTAAAGCAACTAtctagtatgttataataaagtTCATACATAAACTGAACTAAATAAAATtccacgctatttgacgcgtgattcacgcgtgattgtcgctagatgtcacttaactatgcctatacaaataacccgcatttactgatgtatggtgtTACAACTCTTCTCTTACTTATTCCCTTATGACTAAAACGAAATAAACTTACTCTGTTAGTTAAGTTGACAACATCGGTGATATTATTATGGCTGTGAATTCGTGGTTTATGGACAAACCTTCCCTTGAAGTCTGCCTGCCATGACTCTTGAGGAGGAGCATTGCTGAAAACAATcattattttacttgaaatgaAAGCTTATGAGCCGAGAAATATAGAAGAAATGCCCTGTCCCACATTCTGATTGAAATTCCGATGCTTACTAATTTCAAAACTTAAGTATTAATCGATCAAGAAGGCCACTTCAGTTGCTTAACAAAATTGTCAAAAGCTGGCAGGGCCGCCATGATGGTAAAAATGTTATATAGTCTCAGCAGCAGTCAAGTGTGAGTAGCACTCTACTCTCACGTCCGTGAGTGAATACAGACTAACAGTTCCAGTGTCTGATGATGCATGGAAATATGGTCCATGCTGTGAAACTTCTAGGCTTTGGAAGTGTCTATACAAAACTGcttatttttatatgtttatCATGGATAAACATATAAAGGGTTGGTTGGTTGTTTAGCCACAATAAGTCAAATACTGTCAGGGTCGCCATGACAGAAAAACCGCCAGTCTGCTTATTTTTTTGATgctggttattaaaaaaaagtattaccGGCAGTCGAGTGTGAGTAGCACTCTACTCTCCGTAAGAGAGTATAGAGAGACGGTTCCATGGTCTGATGCTGCTAGGAAATAAGGTCCATGCGGTGAAACCTCCAGGCAAGTTATTGAGGAGGTGTCCGCTGCAAATGATGTGATTATTCATTAGTTATAGCCAggcaaaaaaagtaaaaaattaaaaagtggcaacaccATAGTGTTCGTTTCAAATCAATTTGTGTGGAAAACAGGAACGACGCTACGATGTTGCTActtgtttttcatatttttctcggATCAtgatataaaattgtaaattacatatttataataataacaatttaaCTTCAGAACGTAGCTCGTAggtacaggtcaattcacaagagctggcacgaatggaacgaatgtttgaatgaaaatatgcatgtgtgtgacagattaaccaataaaatggtggctcttgacagttacgactgtataccaatacaggtgtcactcacacaatcaaagtttcgttcatttcattcgtgccagctttcgtgaatcgaCCTGTACAACAACTTCTTTTACACTTTTTGACACTAAATATTTAGCTTGTGATCCTGAGATCGAGAAGCAGTGGTTTTACTTTAAAGTTTAAAAGAGCATgcatatacaaatacaaaaagagTTTCGGAagttcaaacaattttattttcactagTGTCCATTTTCttatgttataaaaaaatatttatatatactcACTAGATACACACAGCCTCTCAATCTTCACTGCGCCCAAACTCCTCGTGCAACTCAACACCTCTCCATCATTTTTGGCCACCAACAACCTATCACTATTATTATACTGCACTATCTTCAAATCCTCACACACAACCCCACTTTCCCACTCGTGGGGTAATTTATTTTCGACTGGCAACCTTCTTGCGTTGGCAACACTGCGCGGTCTGTCAATGTCACTCTCTGACTTTTGGCGCGAAAAATTTCTGGCCAGTACTTTCTcttgttttctttttaacatTCTTTTTTTACCAGCGTTTAGATTGAAAGCGTTGTCGCTTATGTCTTTTGCGCATAGAAGTTTGGTGAGAGATATCGTTTGAGTTTTTTCTAGTCTCATTTTGGACCAGAACGCTTTGCCTAGGTCGTGAGTTTTGGATTTTTCTTGAATTATCGTCCATATTGTTAGGACTCCTAGTCGTTGTAATGAACAGATCTGTGAGAGTAAAATTACAAAGAGGTTagtatgttattattttgcctaaAACGCCCACTTATTACTAATTACCCAGTAAGATCttatacatacatgcatacatacagacaatgacgcctgtatcccatgaaggagtaggcagagcacatgaaactactcaagtttcagtgccactcttggcaaataaggggttgaaagaaaacgaaactgtgacattgcagtgacaggttgccagcctctcgcctacgccacagtttaacccatatcccacagtcgccttacgacatccacgggaagaaagggggtggtgaaattcttaacccgtcacgaCACGGGCGCCGGGCCTATGATCTTATAGTAACCCTGTAATTAATATCATTCTATTTACCATCGAATAGAGAGCAGACGCTGACGAGCTCATTGTATGATGCTGAGAGGAAATGGGTCCTGTCAAAgtctggcagggtcgccatgatGTGCTTAATCGTTATCTAGCCACATCGACAATCATGAGTAACAATCTACCTAATAATCTCGTGGCTTAGAACCGTGAATGTAGATTTATACATTGTGTAGCTAATTAAATACAGCCTtgtaaaaaagaaaagaaaataatggtggcgccaccgtctatgtaaaccgttttgcatgtggcaactgtTGAGTCACTTTTAGAGACAAGTAaatgttgctatgataaaaaaacttTGTCTATTTCGACACTTTTTTGCGAAGCTGTACATATTGTTTCAAATCAtcattgcgttatcccggcatttgccacggttcatgggagccctggggtccgctttgacaacgtatcccaagatttggcgcaggcactagttttacgaaagcgactgccatctgctctcccaacctgaagggtaactaggccttattggaactagtccagtttcctcacgatgttttccttcaccgaaaagcgactggcaaatatcaaatgatatttggcacataaattccgaaaaactcattgatgcgagccggggttcgaacccgtgacctccggaacgaaagtcgcacgtacttatcGCTAGGCTAACAGCGCTTATGTTGCTTTGATAAAAAAATGGTTCTATTTCTACtgttttttgccaagctgtacatattgtttcaaatatttatgtagcctgtgtggtgacgggttaagaatttcacgaccccctttcttcccgtggctgtcgtagaagacgactatgggacatgggttaaattgtggcgtaggcgagaggctggcaacttgtcactgcaatgtcacagtttcgttttctttcaaccccttatttgccaagagtggcactgaagctttagtagtttcatgtgttctgcctacccctttatgggatacaggcgtgattgtatgttgttgttgttgtatgtatttatgtaaatagtaAATACGCCATACGATTAAATGAAAAACCTACCTGGCCCACAACTCTTCTGTCACTGTCCTGCGCTTGCGTTGCTCGGAGGAACTCCAACCCAACCGTGCGGCCAATGACCTCTTCGTCTGTCAAGTTGGCAGCACTGCTCGTGTATGCACACGCTTGTAATGCGTGTGGTATCTGTGGTCGCTGTCAATAAACCGTTACACTTTAAATGTAGGGAACATACAATTTTACACAAACTCACAAACTCTATTCGCTATCCCGACAGCACGAACTCATGCCCTATCACACTCTCCGCTACACCATGCATTAACTCTTCTAAATGAAATACTGGCCAGTGACAGCAATCTGGACATGTTTTACAGCACGGAATCGCAATTCCTTTCGATTAGTAGCCGATACCTGGAAGCTAATACGACTCCAAGTTCCATTAGCTACTGATTATGAATCAATCATAAGACCTTAAGTGTGTACCCTATTGTATGAGTCTCTAAAACTACCCTCCTATTAACATGCTATAGCTTGTCTGTTAGTGTTAattttaaggaatttataaataaagaaataaagaaataaattttCACATCACTGTTTCGGAAAGGCTTCCCTGCTAGGAGGGAGCAAAGTGGCACTTTTCCTCGCTGCAAAAAGTATCTTCCGttcaaggacacattttttgtgcatttaattttgttacatacaatatttttctgtttatataacgtactagcttttgtccgcggcttcgctcgcgttagaaagagaccatcaaggtagcctatgtcactctccatcccttcaactatctccacttaaaaaatcactacaattcgtcgctccgttttgccatagtataataaaaagtactatcgtacagtatggccactcccgctccccgctgaaagtgccgcccaccccctctcggttacctcacagttaccgcctgtcaaaaatgcgaacagtcgacctgtcatatttcactcatacaagtatagtatgcgttcacctacacgagcttagactgtgtgctaggaacgcgcctctttcatatatttgatcgcccgAGATgtggttttgccgtgaaagacggacaaacaaacagacacacacactttcctatttataacattagtatggaagtatggattatttgtATCTATTTGCAATAGTTACCGAGATAGTTAAAATGATATGAAAGATTAATACATAGTTTATGATATGATAGAAAACATTGAAAATAATATAAGACTTACCTGATAATCATCGTTGACATTGATATTCTTCTGATTGAATTCTCTATCAATTTCAGCAGCCGTCAATAGTTCCGTGTTTACTTGAACTAATTCATCTTTTTTCGAGCTGGCAACATCGTCCAGCCATGTTGGTTCTTCTGACAAGTCCCAAAGATGTAAGGAACTGGAATTTGTTCAAATAAAATAACCCAAAAccgagtaagctatgagctttTGACTAGTGCCTAACGTATGTTTTTTCTGCGtatgttttttctttttaatcaaAGTAGTAGGTAAGTGTGCTTTATCTATTTTGGACATTGAAAACTGGCTTAAAACTTGCTTGTAAGATTcgttaaaaaaaagtatagtaAAAACTCATCAAAATAGCTAATAAACAAAACTCTTACCCATCTTCCAAAGCAGCTACAACCAATCCATCAGTATTTCCTCTAAACCTTCCTATAACCACATTGTCTATGGCAACTAATATTTTTATAGGCTCACTCCTGGCAACACTGGCGTCCCATAAACAAACCAGACTTTTTCCCGCCAAAACGCCATTACTGAATTTCTTATGCACTGTCAAAATTAAACTACTTTTATCCTCTGAAAAGATTAAACTTGTAATTTTCGCGTCTTTTAGGAAAGGCTTCTCTTCTGACACTTTTTTCGTTGTTATACCAACATATCCAGAGCTAAAAGGTAAGTTTGATTTTGTTGCGTTATCTGTCACCGTtccatttaaatttaaaacatgGCTGACTTTTCTTTCTGCTCTTTTCAAAAACTTTCCTAGTGAGTTTGTATTAATATCCTTTAATTTACTCTCATATATGTCATATGGCAACATTTCACAATTACCAACACCACTTTTTTGCTCAAGTAATATCCTTAATTCGTTATCTTTGTATTCTTTAAACGCTTCAATTTCATTAGTCTCACGATCTTcaaataaaaacctaaatttcgACGTATAATCATCGCTACTCCTCTTATTTTTCTTCAAAGTATgatcatttaaataaatatctgcttttgaaaatttaactgGATGCTgagtccatttattttcaacaTCAATTTCATCAGTTTGGATTTCTTCAGTGATACCATCATCAAAAGTTTGCACTGCACTTTGCGTGTAATTTGTCCTGCCAAATGTTGCCATATACAAATCATAAGATATGGGCTTCATTTCGAAGAGAGTGAATGACATTTCGTGCAGTGTTACCATGCTCAATATGTCTTTTGCTCGACGCATCATGTTTTCGACTATGCGTTTTTTGCGTTTCTTCTCCTTTGATTTGTTGAAATCTATGAAAAGAGGtctgaaaaaataaaatggAATATTAACTATACAACAGATACTGATGGTGTAAATACAGTTCTGAATTGACcgattatttattaattaaaaccaaACATAA encodes:
- the LOC125240140 gene encoding uncharacterized protein LOC125240140, giving the protein MINLKQKLVARPKAFYVGLDEDKDKAPTKSDEDVSYEDDFESYESDFDSYHSERSQASSEHEEGREIDGEGREKEKDEENMLDSGSFDLREQRSAKSKPTAMEFITETEEDKASSLDEGFQDSSSAVSSMRTVEVQERPLFIDFNKSKEKKRKKRIVENMMRRAKDILSMVTLHEMSFTLFEMKPISYDLYMATFGRTNYTQSAVQTFDDGITEEIQTDEIDVENKWTQHPVKFSKADIYLNDHTLKKNKRSSDDYTSKFRFLFEDRETNEIEAFKEYKDNELRILLEQKSGVGNCEMLPYDIYESKLKDINTNSLGKFLKRAERKVSHVLNLNGTVTDNATKSNLPFSSGYVGITTKKVSEEKPFLKDAKITSLIFSEDKSSLILTVHKKFSNGVLAGKSLVCLWDASVARSEPIKILVAIDNVVIGRFRGNTDGLVVAALEDGSLHLWDLSEEPTWLDDVASSKKDELVQVNTELLTAAEIDREFNQKNINVNDDYQRPQIPHALQACAYTSSAANLTDEEVIGRTVGLEFLRATQAQDSDRRVVGQICSLQRLGVLTIWTIIQEKSKTHDLGKAFWSKMRLEKTQTISLTKLLCAKDISDNAFNLNAGKKRMLKRKQEKVLARNFSRQKSESDIDRPRSVANARRLPVENKLPHEWESGVVCEDLKIVQYNNSDRLLVAKNDGEVLSCTRSLGAVKIERLCVSTDTSSITCLEVSPHGPYFLAASDHGTVSLYSLTESRVLLTLDCRNAPPQESWQADFKGRFVHKPRIHSHNNITDVVNLTNRLSVTSVLWSRVNPFCIFTVTTEVLSCWELTHSDIYPKHSGIKSTIASMSSDGTLALVTNDGEVQVHRLSGTRDKTIDYSNLFHRYIALL